AATGAGCCACCACGTACTGGATTTTTCCAGCCTCAGCCCACGCGAAGCCTATAAGGTTATGATCGGGACCATCGTGCCGCGCCCTATTGCTTGGGTGACAACGGTCTCGCCAGATGGAGTCGTCAACGCGGCACCCTATTCCTTCTTCAACTGCCTGTCCGCAGATCCGCCCATCCTTGCGCTGGGGGTCGAGAACAAGCCGGACAAAAGTTTCAAGGACACGGCATACAATATCCGCACGACGGAATGCTTCACCGTGAACATCGTCGGGCGTGACAATGCGGAGGCCATGTCTGTCACCGCCGCGGGGTTTGAACCGGATGTCGATGAGCTACAGATGGCGGGCCTAACATCGGTTGCGGGCACCGAGGTTGCCTGCCCACGTATCGCGGAGGCACCCGTGGCTTTCGAGTGTCGTCGCTACCTCGGGATCGAAGTAAGCTCAGCGCGTGAGATCATTCTGGGTCAGATCGTGATGGCACATGTTCGTGAAGACATCATCGATCTCGACACTTTCTATTCTGATCATGCGCGGCTGGACGCGATTGGGCGTATGGGCGGAAATGGGTATGCAGGGACGCTGGATTATTTCGATCTGCCGACACCCTCCGCCGAACAGATTCTCGGCGATCAGAAGATGCGGGCTAGGGGTTGAGCATCGTTGATGTCCCCTGAACAGACATATCTGCGCAATGCTCAACTCGTCACCGAAGACGGAATTCGTCATGGCGGTGTTGTGATCGAGGCCGGGCAGATTGCCGAGGTCGTCTCTGGCAACCCAGATAGGGCGGCAAATGACGTGATCGACGCGGAAGGGCTGCCGGTTCTGCCCGGGCTGGTGGACATGCATGTTCATTTTTCCGAGCCGGGCAGGGGGCATTGGGAAGGGTTCGAAACAGGCAGTCGTGCGGCCGCAGCGGGCGGGATTACGACTGTGGTCGAAATGCCGTTGAATGCCGTACCGCCGACCGTCGATCCCGCTGCGTTGTCAATGAAGCTTCATGCCGCTCAAAAGAGCATTGTGGACTATGCACTGTGGGGCGGGGTCGTTGGCGGCGACATCTCGGATATCGAGGGTCTGGCAGAAGGTGGTGTTGCTGCATTCAAGGCCTTCATGTGCCCCGGATCGCCGGAGTTTCCGCACGTCGGTTCGGCGCAGCTTCAAACGGGATTGGACCGTATCGCTCGGCTTAAGATGATGCTTGCGGTTCATGCCGAAGACGAGGCGCTGACGGAAAGGTTGACTCGGGATCTTCGCGCGTCAGGCCGCGTCGATCCACGGGCGTGGGGCGAGGCCCGTCCGATTGAGGCGGAGTTGTGGG
This genomic window from Qingshengfaniella alkalisoli contains:
- a CDS encoding flavin reductase family protein codes for the protein MSHHVLDFSSLSPREAYKVMIGTIVPRPIAWVTTVSPDGVVNAAPYSFFNCLSADPPILALGVENKPDKSFKDTAYNIRTTECFTVNIVGRDNAEAMSVTAAGFEPDVDELQMAGLTSVAGTEVACPRIAEAPVAFECRRYLGIEVSSAREIILGQIVMAHVREDIIDLDTFYSDHARLDAIGRMGGNGYAGTLDYFDLPTPSAEQILGDQKMRARG